A section of the Corvus hawaiiensis isolate bCorHaw1 chromosome 14, bCorHaw1.pri.cur, whole genome shotgun sequence genome encodes:
- the MCTS1 gene encoding malignant T-cell-amplified sequence 1: MFKKFDEKENVSNCIQLKTSVIKGIKNQLIDQFPVIEPWLNQIMPKKDPVKIVRCHEHIEILTVNGELLFFRQREGIFYPTLRLLHKYPFILPHQQVDKGAIKFVLSGANIMCPGLTSPGAKLYPAAVDTVVAIMAEGKQHALCVGVMKMSAEDIEKVNKGIGIENIHYLNDGLWHMKTYK, translated from the exons ATGTTCAAGAA ATTTGATGAAAAGGAGAATGTATCAAACTGCATTCAGCTGAAGACTTCAGTTATTAAAGGTATCAAGAATCAACTGATAGACCAATTTCCTGTTATTGAACCATGGCTAAACCAAATCATGCCAAAGAAAGACCCAGTCAAAATAGTAAGATG TCATGAACATATAGAAATTCTCACTGTGAATGGGGAGTTGCTGTTCTtcaggcaaagagaagggattTTTTACCCGACGCTAAGGTTGCTTCACAAAT ACCCATTTATTCTCCCGCATCAGCAGGTTGATAAAGGTGCCATTAAATTTGTCCTGAGTGGAGCTAATATAATGTGCCCTGGCCTGACGTCTCCTGGAGCAAAGCTTTACCCTGCTGCTGTTGACACTGTCGTT GCAATAAtggcagagggaaaacaacatgcATTATGTGTGGGAGTAATGAAGATGTCAGCTGAGGACAT tgaGAAGGTCAACAAAGGGATTGGTATTGAAAATATCCACTATTTAAATGATGGCCTTTGGCATATGAAGACATACAAGTGA
- the C1GALT1C1 gene encoding C1GALT1-specific chaperone 1 encodes MISESSSFVKGVVLGGAFCMLVTLLGHIKVGHGTKAHHHEHHHIQAPNKEDVLNLSEGERVEFSKSIRVYCIILVKPKDLGHWAAARETWSKHCDKAEFYSSENVKVFDSVALNTNDMWVMMRKAYKITYEHYKDEFSWFFLAYPTTFAIIENLKYFLLKKDPSQPFYIGHTVKSGDLEYVDGEGGIVLSIESLRRLAHVLEDPDKCPEQGGMIWKLAEDKQLAICLKYTGVFAENAEDSEGKDVFNTKSVGALIKEAMSTHPQQVVDGCCSDMAITFSGLAPNHMHVMMYGVYRLRPYGHSYSDALVFLPPLGSDND; translated from the coding sequence ATGATTTCTGAAAGCAGCTCCTTCGTGAAGGGGGTGGTGCTTGGAGGAGCCTTCTGCATGTTGGTTACGCTCCTCGGACACATTAAGGTGGGCCACGGGACCAAAGCACATCACCACGAGCATCATCACATCCAGGCTCCCAACAAGGAAGATGTCTTAAACCTTTCAGAAGGTGAACGTGTGGAGTTTAGTAAAAGCATCCGTGTTTATTGTATCATCCTTGTCAAACCAAAAGATCTGGGGCACTGGGCTGCAGCAAGGGAGACCTGGAGCAAGCACTGCGACAAGGCTGAATTCTACAGCTCAGAAAATGTCAAAGTGTTCGATTCTGTAGCCCTCAACACAAATGATATGTGGGTGATGATGCGAAAAGCTTACAAGATAACATACGAACATTATAAGGATGAATTCAGCTGGTTCTTCCTTGCATATCCAACAACATTTGCTATAATTGAAAATCTCAAGTATTTCTTACTGAAAAAAGACCCTTCGCAGCCTTTTTACATAGGCCACACTGTGAAATCTGGTGACCTTGAGTATGTAGATGGCGAGGGAGGAATCGTCTTAAGCATTGAGTCACTAAGACGACTCGCCCATGTTCTTGAAGACCCTGACAAGTGTCCAGAGCAGGGAGGTATGATTTGGAAACTCGCAGAGGACAAACAGCTGGCAATCTGCCTGAAGTACACCGGCGTGTTTGCTGAAAACGCCGAagattcagaaggaaaagacGTCTTTAACACTAAGTCCGTCGGAGCCCTCATTAAGGAGGCCATGTCCACTCACCCGCAGCAGGTGGTGGACGGCTGCTGCTCCGACATGGCCATCACCTTCAGTGGGCTGGCCCCCAACCACATGCACGTGATGATGTACGGGGTGTACAGGCTCAGGCCCTACGGCCACTCATACAGTGATGCCCTGGTCTTCCTGCCCCCACTGGGCTCGGACAATGACTGA